In Cotesia glomerata isolate CgM1 linkage group LG8, MPM_Cglom_v2.3, whole genome shotgun sequence, the sequence TCGCGGTGATTCCCCCACCAGTTGATCAACAACGTTTGACAAAAAGTACGCGACCAGCGAAAGCTCAGTCATTGTCCGCAAATCGAAAGCCTCTCTCCTCTCCAAAAATCCCCTCTTTTACGTAACCTTgaattagtttaataaatcgCCCGCCTAATTGCAGCGCTTTCTTTGTTCTTTATTGTGTGATACTAATGCCGCAAATATCGAGAACAAAGCTCAGTGAACATTGAATGTACTCGTGTCGCATTTGTATGCTTTACGTTGCGTTACatttttctatcatttttattcttgtCAAAGATGTCTGAACAAATCGGAAATagagtttataattatttaattggatttgaaattcataatattaataatattaagttaCCTTCGTGTAGGGATGTATTGAATCTCTTTATTTACAAACATCAATCcttaaaattaagtatacgagCAAGTGCTAGTAGTGTGATCAGTGATACGAATGCTATTTGGGCTAATCTTTTGATTCCAACTTCTCGACCTCAGcacagtattaaaaaattggaaaaaattcacAGTGACTACATGAAACTGAAGAATCATCGAAGTCGTGCAAAGACATCGAAAAGACAACGAAAAAATGTGGAACAGTTTAGCAAACgtcttgataaattatttgacattGCAAATTGTGctgcactaaaaaatttaccg encodes:
- the LOC123270913 gene encoding uncharacterized protein LOC123270913, whose product is MSEQIGNRVYNYLIGFEIHNINNIKLPSCRDVLNLFIYKHQSLKLSIRASASSVISDTNAIWANLLIPTSRPQHSIKKLEKIHSDYMKLKNHRSRAKTSKRQRKNVEQFSKRLDKLFDIANCAALKNLPKNLQQFLTDCRKGNRNIHLPAIDVIPEETSGNLSAMEVETPNNEEIESSSEK